In one Cervus canadensis isolate Bull #8, Minnesota chromosome 22, ASM1932006v1, whole genome shotgun sequence genomic region, the following are encoded:
- the SLC41A3 gene encoding solute carrier family 41 member 3 isoform X9 has protein sequence MEMKDLLTLVPPLVGLKGNLEMTLASRLSTAANTGQIDDPREQYRVVSSNLALVQVQAAVVGLLAAVAALLLGLASGQGLDVVEAQVLCASSVLTASLAACALGTLMVCIVVGARKLGVNPDNIATPIAASLGDLITLSLLAVVSSFFYRHREPPRCEDPQVRLVPHRPGDARQQPRGPYLEQDPVPAAVQRHGRLCSHHVWRWWQPGGHSDQPDLHVPAPVEHARGPAPLDEKMLARPVLHVLQLRNQRHVGPRPAAARGAWPLGLLLRRLPARKPVGPERQDLRAPVPAGGSGPGDGPAAPGGRGGPAGVAAGPGPGRPLHPVPHGAGRPAGHWPAGALLPRPPAAGDWGAAGRPPGPGAWTLLGARETPPSHPRDPTQLLWPDPRAGQPLPSTHGARGDGALSPQGRPPPSSGDRPAPPFCSQCL, from the exons ATGGAGATGAAGGATCTGCTCACCCTGGTGCCGCCCCTGGTGGGCCTGAAGGGCAACCTGGAGATGACGCTGGCCTCGAGGCTGTCCACCGCG GCCAACACCGGGCAGATCGATGACCCCCGGGAGCAGTACAGGGTGGTCAGCAGTAACCTCGCCCTCGTCCAG GTGCAGGCTGCCGTGGTGGGGCTCCTGGCGGCTGTGGCGGCCCTGCTGCTGGGCCTGGCCTCAGGCCAGGGGCTGGACGTGGTGGAGGCCCAGGTGCTGTGTGCCAGCAGCGTCCTCACCGCCTCCCTGGCGGCCTGCGCCCTGG GGACGCTGATGGTCTGCATCGTGGTTGGCGCGCGGAAGCTGGGGGTCAACCCGGACAACATCGCCACGCCCATCGCGGCAAGCCTGGGCGACCTCATCACGCTCTCCCTGCTGGCTGTCGTCAGCAGCTTCTTCTACAGACACAGAG AACCCCCCCGTTGTGAGGATCCTCAAGTTCGGCTGGTTCCCCATCGTCCTGGCGATGCTCGTCAGCAG CCTCGGGGGCCTTATCTTGAACAAGACCCTGTCCCGGCCGCAGTTCAGAGGCATGGCCGTCTTTGCTCCCATCATGTGTG GCGTTGGTGGCAACCTGGTGGCCATTCAGACCAGCCGGATCTCCACGTACCTGCACCTGTGGAGCACGCCCGGGGTCCTGCCCCTCTGGATGAAAAAATGCTGGCCCGACCCGTGCTCCACGTTCTGCAGCTCAG AAATCAACGCCACGTCGGCCCGCGTCCTGCTGCTGCTCGTGGTGCCTGGCCACTTGGCCTTCTTCTCCGTCGTCTCCCTGCTAGAAAGCCAGTCGGTCCCGAGCGACAGGACCTTCGTGCTCCTGTACCTGCTGGCGGGTCTGGTCCAG GTGACGGTCCTGCTGCACCTGGCGGACGTGGCGGTCCGGCTGGCGTGGCGGCGGGCCCTGGACCCGGACGACCACTGCATCCCGTACCTCACGGGGCTGGGCGACCTGCTGGGCACTGGCCTGCTGGCGCTCTGCTTCCTCGTCCACCAGCTGCTGGGGACTGGGGCGCGGCTGGGCGGCCCCCTGGACCCGGCGCCTGGACCCTCCTAGGGGCCCGGGAGACCCCTCCCTCGCACCCACGGGACCCAACGCAGCTCCTCTGGCCGGACCCCAGGGCGGGCCAGCCTCTGCCCAGCACACATGGGGCGCGCGGGGACGGGGCCCTCAGCCCACAGGGCCGTCCTCCCCCCTCTTCCGGGGACAGGCCTGCTCCTCCTTTCTGCTCCCAGTGTCTCTGA
- the SLC41A3 gene encoding solute carrier family 41 member 3 isoform X6, producing MVVTRLALELRFQGGRLRGVRCELARWPRGAPPETAASIVGQVLVPVLLSGLGMVVAGLLMDRVQHWPVFMEMKDLLTLVPPLVGLKGNLEMTLASRLSTAANTGQIDDPREQYRVVSSNLALVQVQAAVVGLLAAVAALLLGLASGQGLDVVEAQVLCASSVLTASLAACALGTLMVCIVVGARKLGVNPDNIATPIAASLGDLITLSLLAVVSSFFYRHRDSQYLTPLVCVGFAVLTPACVLVAKQNPPVVRILKFGWFPIVLAMLVSSLGGLILNKTLSRPQFRGMAVFAPIMCGVGGNLVAIQTSRISTYLHLWSTPGVLPLWMKKCWPDPCSTFCSSEINATSARVLLLLVVPGHLAFFSVVSLLESQSVPSDRTFVLLYLLAGLVQVTVLLHLADVAVRLAWRRALDPDDHCIPYLTGLGDLLGTGLLALCFLVHQLLGTGARLGGPLDPAPGPS from the exons ATGGTGGTCACCCGGCTGGCCCTGGAGCTCCGCTTCCAGGGCGGGAGGCTGCGAGGTGTGCGCTGTGAGCTCGCTCGCTGGCCCCGGGGGGCGCCCCCTGAGACCGCCGCCAGCATCGTGGGCCAGGTCCTGGTGCCCGTGCTGCTCTCCGGCCTGGGCATGGTGGTGGCCGGCCTGCTGATGGACCGTGTGCAG CACTGGCCCGTGTTCATGGAGATGAAGGATCTGCTCACCCTGGTGCCGCCCCTGGTGGGCCTGAAGGGCAACCTGGAGATGACGCTGGCCTCGAGGCTGTCCACCGCG GCCAACACCGGGCAGATCGATGACCCCCGGGAGCAGTACAGGGTGGTCAGCAGTAACCTCGCCCTCGTCCAG GTGCAGGCTGCCGTGGTGGGGCTCCTGGCGGCTGTGGCGGCCCTGCTGCTGGGCCTGGCCTCAGGCCAGGGGCTGGACGTGGTGGAGGCCCAGGTGCTGTGTGCCAGCAGCGTCCTCACCGCCTCCCTGGCGGCCTGCGCCCTGG GGACGCTGATGGTCTGCATCGTGGTTGGCGCGCGGAAGCTGGGGGTCAACCCGGACAACATCGCCACGCCCATCGCGGCAAGCCTGGGCGACCTCATCACGCTCTCCCTGCTGGCTGTCGTCAGCAGCTTCTTCTACAGACACAGAG ACAGCCAGTACCTGACACCGCTGGTCTGCGTCGGCTTCGCGGTGCTCACCCCCGCCTGCGTCCTCGTCGCCAAGCAGAACCCCCCCGTTGTGAGGATCCTCAAGTTCGGCTGGTTCCCCATCGTCCTGGCGATGCTCGTCAGCAG CCTCGGGGGCCTTATCTTGAACAAGACCCTGTCCCGGCCGCAGTTCAGAGGCATGGCCGTCTTTGCTCCCATCATGTGTG GCGTTGGTGGCAACCTGGTGGCCATTCAGACCAGCCGGATCTCCACGTACCTGCACCTGTGGAGCACGCCCGGGGTCCTGCCCCTCTGGATGAAAAAATGCTGGCCCGACCCGTGCTCCACGTTCTGCAGCTCAG AAATCAACGCCACGTCGGCCCGCGTCCTGCTGCTGCTCGTGGTGCCTGGCCACTTGGCCTTCTTCTCCGTCGTCTCCCTGCTAGAAAGCCAGTCGGTCCCGAGCGACAGGACCTTCGTGCTCCTGTACCTGCTGGCGGGTCTGGTCCAG GTGACGGTCCTGCTGCACCTGGCGGACGTGGCGGTCCGGCTGGCGTGGCGGCGGGCCCTGGACCCGGACGACCACTGCATCCCGTACCTCACGGGGCTGGGCGACCTGCTGGGCACTGGCCTGCTGGCGCTCTGCTTCCTCGTCCACCAGCTGCTGGGGACTGGGGCGCGGCTGGGCGGCCCCCTGGACCCGGCGCCTGGACCCTCCTAG
- the SLC41A3 gene encoding solute carrier family 41 member 3 isoform X3 — MVVTRLALELRFQGGRLRGVRCELARWPRGAPPETAASIVGQVLVPVLLSGLGMVVAGLLMDRVQHWPVFMEMKDLLTLVPPLVGLKGNLEMTLASRLSTAANTGQIDDPREQYRVVSSNLALVQVQAAVVGLLAAVAALLLGLASGQGLDVVEAQVLCASSVLTASLAACALGTLMVCIVVGARKLGVNPDNIATPIAASLGDLITLSLLAVVSSFFYRHREPPRCEDPQVRLVPHRPGDARQQPRGPYLEQDPVPAAVQRHGRLCSHHVWRWWQPGGHSDQPDLHVPAPVEHARGPAPLDEKMLARPVLHVLQLRNQRHVGPRPAAARGAWPLGLLLRRLPARKPVGPERQDLRAPVPAGGSGPGDGPAAPGGRGGPAGVAAGPGPGRPLHPVPHGAGRPAGHWPAGALLPRPPAAGDWGAAGRPPGPGAWTLLGARETPPSHPRDPTQLLWPDPRAGQPLPSTHGARGDGALSPQGRPPPSSGDRPAPPFCSQCL, encoded by the exons ATGGTGGTCACCCGGCTGGCCCTGGAGCTCCGCTTCCAGGGCGGGAGGCTGCGAGGTGTGCGCTGTGAGCTCGCTCGCTGGCCCCGGGGGGCGCCCCCTGAGACCGCCGCCAGCATCGTGGGCCAGGTCCTGGTGCCCGTGCTGCTCTCCGGCCTGGGCATGGTGGTGGCCGGCCTGCTGATGGACCGTGTGCAG CACTGGCCCGTGTTCATGGAGATGAAGGATCTGCTCACCCTGGTGCCGCCCCTGGTGGGCCTGAAGGGCAACCTGGAGATGACGCTGGCCTCGAGGCTGTCCACCGCG GCCAACACCGGGCAGATCGATGACCCCCGGGAGCAGTACAGGGTGGTCAGCAGTAACCTCGCCCTCGTCCAG GTGCAGGCTGCCGTGGTGGGGCTCCTGGCGGCTGTGGCGGCCCTGCTGCTGGGCCTGGCCTCAGGCCAGGGGCTGGACGTGGTGGAGGCCCAGGTGCTGTGTGCCAGCAGCGTCCTCACCGCCTCCCTGGCGGCCTGCGCCCTGG GGACGCTGATGGTCTGCATCGTGGTTGGCGCGCGGAAGCTGGGGGTCAACCCGGACAACATCGCCACGCCCATCGCGGCAAGCCTGGGCGACCTCATCACGCTCTCCCTGCTGGCTGTCGTCAGCAGCTTCTTCTACAGACACAGAG AACCCCCCCGTTGTGAGGATCCTCAAGTTCGGCTGGTTCCCCATCGTCCTGGCGATGCTCGTCAGCAG CCTCGGGGGCCTTATCTTGAACAAGACCCTGTCCCGGCCGCAGTTCAGAGGCATGGCCGTCTTTGCTCCCATCATGTGTG GCGTTGGTGGCAACCTGGTGGCCATTCAGACCAGCCGGATCTCCACGTACCTGCACCTGTGGAGCACGCCCGGGGTCCTGCCCCTCTGGATGAAAAAATGCTGGCCCGACCCGTGCTCCACGTTCTGCAGCTCAG AAATCAACGCCACGTCGGCCCGCGTCCTGCTGCTGCTCGTGGTGCCTGGCCACTTGGCCTTCTTCTCCGTCGTCTCCCTGCTAGAAAGCCAGTCGGTCCCGAGCGACAGGACCTTCGTGCTCCTGTACCTGCTGGCGGGTCTGGTCCAG GTGACGGTCCTGCTGCACCTGGCGGACGTGGCGGTCCGGCTGGCGTGGCGGCGGGCCCTGGACCCGGACGACCACTGCATCCCGTACCTCACGGGGCTGGGCGACCTGCTGGGCACTGGCCTGCTGGCGCTCTGCTTCCTCGTCCACCAGCTGCTGGGGACTGGGGCGCGGCTGGGCGGCCCCCTGGACCCGGCGCCTGGACCCTCCTAGGGGCCCGGGAGACCCCTCCCTCGCACCCACGGGACCCAACGCAGCTCCTCTGGCCGGACCCCAGGGCGGGCCAGCCTCTGCCCAGCACACATGGGGCGCGCGGGGACGGGGCCCTCAGCCCACAGGGCCGTCCTCCCCCCTCTTCCGGGGACAGGCCTGCTCCTCCTTTCTGCTCCCAGTGTCTCTGA